In Holophagales bacterium, one DNA window encodes the following:
- a CDS encoding DUF488 family protein: protein MALRIVRLGSPRAAGEGTRIGTVRRPPRGVPKQEFASGDWYDVWFPTLAPSAETMKLGQVATTPAEWQAFLRRFRAELKEPAAQHALDLLAALSHSASLSLGCYCADESRCHRSVLRALLAERGAHVVPADGEESSGAPRDEPIGPGTRPPR, encoded by the coding sequence ATGGCCTTGCGAATCGTCCGACTGGGAAGTCCACGCGCCGCCGGCGAAGGGACGAGGATCGGCACCGTGCGCCGCCCGCCGCGCGGCGTGCCGAAGCAGGAGTTCGCTTCGGGCGACTGGTACGACGTCTGGTTTCCCACGCTCGCGCCGAGCGCCGAGACGATGAAGCTCGGTCAGGTGGCGACGACGCCGGCGGAGTGGCAGGCGTTCCTGCGCCGCTTCCGCGCCGAGCTGAAGGAGCCGGCCGCCCAGCACGCTCTCGACCTGCTGGCAGCGCTCTCCCATTCCGCGAGCCTCTCGCTCGGCTGCTACTGCGCCGACGAGAGCCGCTGTCACCGCAGCGTCCTGCGAGCTCTGCTCGCCGAGCGGGGAGCGCACGTCGTGCCGGCCGACGGAGAGGAGAGCTCGGGTGCTCCGCGCGACGAGCCGATCGGGCCGGGGACGAGACCTCCGCGATGA
- a CDS encoding dual specificity protein phosphatase family protein, protein MHLFQVDDDGALFISPAIRDWTPLAERGIDVIIDLEGGLDHGVPTVPNEILYLYFPIYDEELPNLAKLHAVADLAASLIRGGHRVLSHCGMGFNRSALVAGLTLCRFGMSGAEAVTRLRACRPGALFNERFAEYLHSFE, encoded by the coding sequence ATGCACCTCTTCCAGGTCGACGACGACGGGGCGCTGTTCATCTCGCCCGCCATTCGCGATTGGACACCGCTCGCCGAGCGAGGGATCGACGTGATCATCGACCTCGAAGGCGGATTGGACCACGGCGTGCCGACGGTCCCGAACGAGATCCTCTACCTCTACTTCCCGATCTACGACGAGGAGCTGCCCAACCTGGCGAAGCTGCATGCGGTGGCCGATCTCGCCGCGTCGCTGATCCGCGGCGGGCATCGGGTGCTCTCGCATTGCGGCATGGGGTTCAACCGCTCGGCGCTGGTCGCCGGTCTGACCCTCTGCCGTTTCGGGATGAGTGGCGCAGAGGCGGTGACCCGCCTGCGCGCCTGTCGGCCCGGAGCGCTCTTCAACGAGCGCTTCGCCGAATACCTCCATTCGTTCGAGTAG
- a CDS encoding TonB-dependent receptor plug domain-containing protein, producing MPAAVDVSPRPETEAAVAVPSPAVASSSPVDETAPQAVFTAPEILVTARMIEENAQKVPITVSLLDTEQLKQQGIERVSDLTYAVPSLTIHPYFNTLTNSYSIRGLSAGQATYFSESPCCSGNASIPFTDIESVQVLNGPQGTLFGRSSASGAILIRPVHPDLTRYGEFVELRVGNFGRTQLSGGINVPLLKDRLAVRVAASFHHVDGYTEAIGSRLRFDEQANRTFRLGATAKVGRFENYVVATYVDLDQSATNQILSGVYPGAAGGLYNLPAEAASAVFGAVCTNAVALGLESSVSACVTSRYNHLVAIRTALLAEYARVSAGGRAVRFEPTPVNGNPARLRLRNFNVVDVAEVDLTDRGPLALRLKNIFSFESAADVASSPADGIGGLAEQGGASTLSGLGSNNQSGRHVVARLGPRADTFNNELQLHVDAHDGLIVGTFGLFYNHSRQPATTLGTGNVYQIFGGVFNENLGYNSALGFSAGGSGGETAIYAQATTDLARWIRGLKLTAGYRFSWTRTTFASRPAVTDSLTGVFSPGPSTSVVRTKSSGPNVHLALSEELSDKLMTYLSFSRAYVPGGVNVYDSGQAGGDPASALPNFAPTYGPEKVFATELGVKWDFTLAKGAGRINADVYHYAFRDIQENFSGTFNNVGFFYTANIAAATHRGFETSVTFVPSSSWELRLAYNYNDFFYTRWTGQDPANVAQAGDAICVPTSPAGYCFLDLRNNPAVGMPPHQGHLTLVYRVPLAFALGKLDLSATLYGQTRVYFQSDAHRELQILGPGALQAYSQDPYSILNLRASWSNIRGSRWGVGLFVDNVGDRVYKVGTTAQVLSLGFGTATYGPPRMFGVELTRRF from the coding sequence ATGCCCGCCGCGGTCGACGTCTCCCCGCGTCCAGAGACGGAGGCCGCCGTCGCCGTGCCGAGCCCCGCGGTGGCCTCGTCGTCGCCGGTCGACGAGACGGCGCCGCAGGCGGTCTTCACCGCGCCGGAGATCCTGGTGACGGCGCGGATGATCGAGGAGAACGCGCAGAAGGTCCCGATCACCGTCAGCCTCCTCGACACCGAGCAGCTCAAGCAACAAGGGATCGAAAGGGTCAGCGACCTCACCTACGCCGTGCCTTCGCTGACGATTCATCCCTACTTCAACACCCTGACCAACTCCTACTCGATCCGGGGCCTCTCGGCCGGTCAGGCTACCTACTTCTCGGAGTCCCCTTGTTGCTCCGGCAACGCGTCGATCCCCTTCACGGACATCGAATCCGTCCAGGTGCTCAACGGCCCGCAAGGGACGCTCTTCGGCAGGTCGAGCGCCTCCGGCGCCATCCTGATTCGGCCGGTCCACCCCGACCTGACCCGCTATGGCGAATTCGTCGAGCTCCGGGTCGGCAACTTCGGGCGAACCCAGCTCAGCGGCGGGATCAACGTGCCGCTGCTCAAGGACCGGCTGGCCGTCCGGGTCGCGGCGAGCTTCCATCACGTCGACGGCTACACGGAGGCGATCGGCTCGCGCTTGCGGTTCGACGAGCAGGCGAATCGGACCTTCCGTCTGGGGGCGACGGCCAAGGTCGGGAGATTCGAGAACTACGTCGTGGCGACCTACGTCGATCTCGATCAGTCGGCGACGAACCAGATCCTGAGCGGGGTGTACCCGGGTGCCGCCGGTGGGCTCTACAACCTGCCGGCCGAGGCCGCCTCGGCGGTCTTCGGTGCGGTCTGCACCAATGCCGTCGCGCTCGGGCTCGAGAGCAGCGTCAGCGCCTGCGTGACCTCGCGCTACAACCACCTGGTCGCGATCCGGACGGCCTTGCTGGCCGAGTACGCGCGGGTGTCGGCAGGGGGACGCGCGGTGCGCTTCGAGCCGACCCCCGTCAACGGCAATCCGGCACGACTGCGGCTGCGCAACTTCAATGTCGTCGACGTTGCCGAAGTCGATCTGACCGACCGTGGACCTCTCGCGCTCCGGCTGAAGAACATCTTCTCCTTCGAGTCGGCGGCGGATGTCGCGAGCAGTCCCGCCGACGGCATCGGGGGCCTGGCCGAGCAGGGCGGTGCGTCGACCCTCAGCGGCCTCGGGTCGAACAACCAGAGCGGGCGCCACGTCGTCGCCCGGCTCGGACCGCGTGCCGACACCTTCAACAACGAGCTCCAACTGCACGTCGACGCTCACGACGGGTTGATCGTCGGTACCTTCGGGCTCTTCTACAACCACTCGCGGCAGCCGGCGACGACCCTGGGAACGGGCAACGTCTACCAGATCTTCGGCGGCGTCTTCAACGAAAACCTCGGCTACAACTCGGCCCTGGGATTTTCCGCCGGAGGGAGCGGCGGCGAGACGGCGATCTACGCGCAGGCGACGACGGATCTCGCGCGGTGGATCCGCGGTCTCAAGCTCACCGCCGGGTACAGGTTCTCCTGGACGCGGACGACCTTCGCCTCGCGTCCCGCGGTCACCGACAGCCTCACCGGGGTGTTCTCCCCCGGCCCCTCGACGAGCGTCGTGAGGACGAAGTCGAGCGGCCCGAACGTGCATCTCGCCCTCAGCGAGGAGCTGAGCGACAAGTTGATGACCTATCTGTCGTTCTCGCGCGCCTATGTGCCCGGCGGCGTCAACGTCTACGACTCGGGCCAGGCTGGCGGCGACCCCGCGAGCGCGCTCCCGAACTTCGCCCCGACGTACGGACCGGAGAAGGTGTTCGCCACGGAGCTCGGCGTCAAGTGGGATTTCACCCTGGCGAAGGGCGCCGGGCGGATCAACGCCGACGTCTACCACTACGCGTTTCGCGACATCCAGGAGAACTTCTCGGGGACGTTCAACAACGTCGGCTTCTTCTACACGGCCAACATCGCCGCGGCGACCCACCGGGGCTTCGAGACGAGCGTGACGTTCGTTCCGTCGTCGTCGTGGGAGTTGCGCCTGGCTTACAACTACAACGACTTCTTCTACACACGGTGGACCGGACAGGATCCGGCCAACGTCGCCCAGGCCGGCGACGCGATCTGCGTCCCGACCTCCCCGGCCGGCTACTGCTTCCTCGACCTGCGGAATAACCCCGCGGTCGGGATGCCTCCGCACCAGGGTCACCTGACGCTCGTCTACCGCGTGCCGCTCGCGTTCGCGCTGGGGAAGCTGGACCTTTCCGCCACGCTCTACGGCCAGACGCGCGTCTACTTCCAGAGCGATGCCCACCGCGAGCTGCAGATCCTTGGCCCCGGCGCGCTGCAGGCGTACTCGCAGGATCCGTATTCGATCCTCAACCTGCGGGCGAGCTGGTCGAACATCCGCGGCAGCCGATGGGGAGTCGGACTCTTCGTCGACAACGTCGGCGACCGGGTCTACAAGGTCGGGACGACGGCGCAGGTGCTCTCGCTGGGCTTCGGCACCGCGACCTACGGTCCGCCCCGGATGTTCGGCGTCGAGCTGACGCGCCGGTTCTGA
- a CDS encoding VOC family protein gives MDLGAFSVSLAVKDIAASRAFYEKLGFTVAGGNQERNWLVLRNGRHVLGLFQGMFEKNILTFNPGWDQNAAPVDAFTDVRELQRQLKAQGVMLVSEADESTTGPASFVAVDPDGNPILVDQHR, from the coding sequence ATGGATCTCGGCGCGTTTTCGGTGAGTCTGGCGGTGAAGGACATCGCCGCCTCCCGGGCCTTCTACGAGAAGCTCGGCTTCACCGTGGCCGGTGGAAATCAGGAAAGGAACTGGCTCGTTCTCAGGAACGGCCGTCACGTCCTCGGGCTCTTCCAGGGGATGTTCGAGAAGAACATCCTGACCTTCAATCCCGGGTGGGACCAGAACGCTGCGCCGGTCGACGCGTTCACCGACGTGCGGGAGCTGCAGCGTCAGCTCAAGGCCCAGGGGGTGATGCTGGTCAGCGAGGCCGACGAGTCGACGACCGGCCCGGCGAGCTTCGTCGCGGTCGACCCGGACGGCAATCCGATCCTCGTCGACCAGCACCGCTGA
- a CDS encoding cupin domain-containing protein encodes MRSRATSRVATILSLVVIGLLAGERARGEQAPAVKKQIVLKEATSLPDRDAIMALVELPPGSSEGRHTHAGELFGFVVEGAITLVSEGSPTAKLTAGEVYHVLPGRVHDVINEGSVVAKTAVVLVAERGKAPTTEVK; translated from the coding sequence ATGAGATCGAGAGCAACGAGTCGAGTCGCGACGATCCTGTCGCTCGTCGTGATCGGTCTGCTCGCTGGCGAGCGGGCGCGCGGGGAGCAGGCTCCGGCGGTGAAGAAACAGATCGTCCTCAAGGAGGCGACGAGCCTGCCCGATCGCGACGCGATCATGGCGCTCGTCGAGTTGCCTCCGGGGAGCTCGGAGGGCCGGCACACCCACGCCGGCGAGCTCTTCGGCTTCGTCGTCGAGGGGGCGATCACGCTCGTCAGCGAGGGGAGCCCGACGGCGAAGCTCACGGCCGGGGAGGTCTACCACGTCCTGCCGGGCCGCGTGCACGACGTGATCAACGAGGGGAGTGTCGTCGCGAAGACGGCGGTCGTGCTGGTCGCCGAGCGAGGCAAGGCCCCGACGACCGAGGTGAAGTGA
- a CDS encoding DUF3592 domain-containing protein, whose amino-acid sequence MTRRRALALVTALLGLAVAASIPALLRDELRARSADALGAVANGTVVAVEREGEGFTLIVELADAAGVTHRLRVLAETTGVLAPRPRQQVGDPVLVAYDPSDLSRARLVSVRTLWRSIVSRGLAALAFLVMAVGLWRDAGKGRGTPIRSAA is encoded by the coding sequence ATGACGCGCCGCCGTGCCCTCGCCCTGGTCACCGCCCTGCTCGGCCTCGCCGTGGCGGCGTCGATCCCCGCGCTCCTCCGGGACGAGCTGCGCGCCCGCTCCGCCGACGCGCTCGGCGCGGTAGCCAACGGCACGGTCGTCGCCGTGGAGCGGGAAGGGGAGGGGTTCACCCTGATCGTCGAGCTCGCCGACGCCGCGGGCGTCACGCACCGCCTGCGGGTCCTCGCCGAGACGACGGGAGTGCTGGCGCCGCGGCCGCGACAGCAGGTGGGGGACCCGGTCCTCGTCGCCTACGATCCGAGCGATCTCTCGCGGGCGCGTCTCGTGAGCGTCCGCACACTGTGGCGCTCGATCGTTTCGCGCGGTCTCGCGGCGCTCGCATTCCTCGTCATGGCGGTCGGTCTCTGGCGCGACGCCGGGAAGGGCCGCGGCACGCCGATCCGCAGCGCCGCGTGA
- a CDS encoding histidine phosphatase family protein gives MHGELEQAARQIVLIRHGRSAHGQTGWIDAAGLRAWREAYERAGIREDERVPSALRAIVESADLVLASDAPRAVVSARLLAPGREVVLSPRLRELELPGPELGAVRLPLIGWAVAIGLRMRGMAWRGRFPSAVEVERVRDATAWLDELAERHGRMVVVTHASFRVELARGLERAGWGHEPGRRGSRPWSAWVLSRRRLR, from the coding sequence ATGCACGGTGAGCTCGAGCAGGCAGCGCGGCAGATCGTGCTGATCCGCCACGGGCGGTCCGCTCATGGACAGACCGGGTGGATCGACGCCGCCGGCCTGCGCGCTTGGCGCGAGGCGTACGAAAGGGCGGGGATTCGCGAGGACGAGAGGGTGCCGTCCGCGCTCCGGGCGATCGTCGAGAGCGCGGACCTGGTGCTGGCGAGCGATGCGCCGCGTGCGGTGGTGTCCGCGAGGCTGCTGGCGCCAGGGCGCGAGGTCGTCCTCTCGCCTCGCCTCCGCGAGCTCGAGCTGCCGGGCCCGGAGCTCGGCGCGGTGCGGCTCCCGCTGATCGGGTGGGCCGTCGCCATCGGGCTGCGCATGCGGGGGATGGCCTGGCGGGGTCGGTTCCCATCGGCGGTGGAAGTCGAGCGGGTGCGTGACGCCACCGCGTGGCTCGACGAGCTGGCCGAGCGCCACGGTCGGATGGTCGTCGTCACGCACGCCTCCTTTCGCGTCGAGCTCGCCCGCGGTCTCGAACGGGCGGGCTGGGGGCACGAACCGGGCCGTCGCGGGTCGCGCCCCTGGAGCGCCTGGGTGCTCTCGCGACGCCGATTGAGGTAG